The region CACCGCATCGCTGCTGACCGCGCGGACAAGGCCCACAGTGGCATCGGCGATGGGCAGGCCAAAGGCGTAACGCTCGATCCGTTCGGGCGTGACGGTCACCGGGGCGATGATGATGTCGAACTTGCCCACTTCGAGGCCCGGCAGCTCGGCCGGCCAGGGGATGTCCTGATAGACCGGCTCGACACCCAGTTCCTTCGAGACCTCGTCGAACAGGTCCTTGGTCATGCCCTCGTAGGTGCCGTTGTTCAGCATGTCGAAGGGCGCGTAATGCATGTCGGTCGCGGTGACGATCTTGCCCGCCGCCTTGATGTCGGCCAGCTGGTCGGCCAGCGCAGGGGTGGCAAGGCCAAGGATGGTCATGCCCAGGAGGGCGCCTTTCAGGGTGGTCAATGTCATGGGTCTCTCCTTGTTGGTCGTCTTTTGGTTTACCGGCATCACAGGATGCCGGGCAGGTTCAGCTGGTGCTCGCGGGCGCAGTCCAGCGCCATGTCGTAACCGGCATCGGCATGGCGCATGACGCCCGTGGCTGGGTCGTTCCACAGCACCCGCGCGATCCGGGCATCGGCATCCTGCGTCCCGTCGCAGCAGATGACCATACCCGAATGCTGCGAGAAGCCCATGCCGACCCCGCCGCCGTGATGCAGGCTGACCCAGGTGGCGCCCGAGGCGGTGTTCAGGAGGGCATTCAGCAGCGGCCAGTCGCTGACCGCGTCGCTGCCGTCCTGCATCGCCTCGGTCTCACGGTTGGGGCTGGCTACGCTGCCGCTGTCCAGATGGTCGCGGCCGATGACGATGGGGGCGGAAAGCTCGCCATTCCGCACCATCTCGTTGAAGGCGAGGCCCAGCTTGTGACGCAGGCCAAGCCCGACCCAGCAGATCCGCGCCGGCAGGCCCTGGAAGCTGATGCGGTCACGCGCCATGTCGAGCCAGTTGTGCAGATGCGGATCGTCGATCAGCTCTTTCACCTTCTGGTCGGTCTTGTAGATGTCTTCCGGGTCGCCCGACAGCGCCGCCCAACGGAACGGCCCGATGCCCCGGCAGAAGAGCGGGCGGATATAGGCGGGCACGAAACCGGGGAAGGCAAAGGCATTTTCCAGCCCCTCCTCCAGCGCCACCTGACGGATGTTGTTGCCGTAATCCAGGGTCGGCACCCCGGCATTCCAGAAGTCGACCATGGCGGCCACATGCTGCTTCATGCTCGCCCGGGCTGCGGCCTCGACCGCCTTGGGTTCGCTTTCCTGTTTCGCGCGCCATTCCGCGACGGTCCAGCCAAGCGGCAGATAGCCATGCACCGGATCATGGGCCGAGGTCTGGTCGGTGACGATGTCGGGGCGCGCGCCGCCGGCCTTCATGCGGCGGACGAGTTCGGGGAAGACCTCGGCCGCATTCCCGATCAGTGCCACCGATTTCGCCTCGCCCGCCTTGGTCCACTGATCGATCATCGCCAGGGCTTCGTCCAGATCATGGGTCTTGGCATCGACATAGCGGGTGCGCAGGCGGAAATCGGCGCGGGTCTCGTCGCATTCGACGGCGAGGCAGCAGGCCCCGGCCATCACTGCCGCCAAGGGCTGCGCGCCGCCCATGCCGCCAAGGCCCGCGGTCAGGATCCATTTGCCGGTGAGGTTGCCGCCGAAATGCTGCCGGCCCGCCTCGACGAAGGTTTCGTAGGTGCCCTGCACGATCCCCTGGCTGCCGATATAGATCCACGACCCGGCGGTCATCTGGCCATACATGGCCAGGCCCTTCTTATCCAATTCGTTGAAATGGTCCCAGGTCGCCCAATGCGGCACGAGGTTCGAGTTGGCGATCAGCACGCGCGGCGCGTCCTTGTGGGTCTTGAAGACGCCCACGGGTTTGCCGGATTGCACCAGCAGCGTCTCATCGGCCTCGAGATCCGTGAGGCTTTTGACGATCAGGTCGAAATCCTTCCAGGTCCGCGCCGCCCGGCCGATGCCGCCATAGACGACCAGCTCATGCGGGTTCTCGGCCACGTCGGGATGCAGGTTGTTCATCAGCATCCGCATCGGCGCCTCGGTCAGCCAGCTTTTCGCGGTCAGCGTGTTGCCGGTGGCGGGATAGATGTCGCGGGTATTGTGACGGGGGTTGTTCATCGCTTCATGCCTTCAGTTCGGCGGCCAGCGCCGCGAGGTCGTTGAGGATCTTGCCGAGGGTGGGGCGCAGCATGGCGGCCTTGGCCTCGTCATAGGCGAAGGGGGCGGTCTCGGCGGCGAGGTGTGTCGACTGCGCCAGTTCCATCTGGATGGCGTGGACACCCTGCCCCGGCTGGCCGTAATGCCGCGTCGTCCAGCCGCCCTTGAAGCGGCCGTTCAGCACATGGGTCCGGCCGGTGGCGGCGCAGGCGTCGAAGGTCGCCGCCTCGATCCGGGGATCGCAGGTCGCGCCATTGTTCGTGCCGATGTTGAAATCCGGCAGGGTGCCCTCGAAGAGAAAGGGGATATGGCTTCGGATCGAGTGGCAGTCATAGAGGATCGCCACCCCATGCCGCGCCTTCACCCGTTCGATCTGGGCGGCGAGCGCCGCGTGATAGGGGGCGTGGAAGCCTGCCTTGCGTTCGGCAATCTCCTCGGCGTCCGGCTCCTCGGTCCAGATCGGCGCACCGTCGAAATCGGTCAGCGGCACCAGCCCGGTAGTGTTCTGGCCGGGATAGAGGCTCGCATCGTCCGGCCCGCGATTGGCGTCGATGACATAGCGGTGAAAGGTCGCCCGCACCGTCGTCGCGCCGGGCAGAAGCCCGTCATAGAGCCGGTGGATATGCCAGTCGGTATCGGCCAGCTCCTGACCCCGCGCGTTCAACCGGGCGAAGATCGCATCCGGCAGGAAGGTGCCGGTATGCGGCAGGCCGAGGATGACCGGGCTGTCGCCCTCGTGGACCTCGACCGGGGTCACGGGTGAACCTCGGCCAGCGCATCGGCAGGCACGGCGGCGACCAGCGCCCCGCTGGCCACCAGCCGGGCCGATTCCACCAGATCGGGGGCGAGATAGCGATCCTCGACCACCGCTGGCACCGTCGCGCGCAGCCGCTCGATCACCGCCTGCAACGGTGCCGAGGTCGCCAGCGGCGCGCGGAATTCCACGCCCGCCGCCGCGCACATGGCCTCGATCCCGATGATCTGGCCCAGATTGGCGTTCATCCGCTTCAGCCGCCGCGCGCCATGGGCGGCCATGCTGACATGATCCTCCTGATTGGCGCTGGTGGGGGTGGAATCGGTGCTGCACGGCGTTGCCAGATGCTTGTTCTCGCTCATCAGCGCGGCGCTGGTGACTTCCGCGATCATCAGCCCGCTGTTCAGACCCGGATCGGGGGTCAGGAAGGGCGGCAGGTCATGGCTCAGCGTCGGGTCGACCATCAGCGCGATGCGGCGCTGCGCGATGGCGCCGATCTCGGCAATGGCCAGCGCGATCTGGTCGGCGGCAAAGGCCACCGGCTCGGCATGGAAGTTGCCGCCCGAGACGATCTGGTCGGCCTCGGTCAAGACCAGCGGATTGTCGGTCGCGGCATTGGCCTCGATCTCCAGCGTCCGGCCCGCCTGCCACAAGAGGTCGATGCAGGCACCCGTCACCTGCGGCTGGCAGCGGATGCAATAGGGATCCTGCACCCGCGTATCGCCCTCGCGATGGCTTTCGCGGATTTCCGATCCCGCCATCAGGTCGCGGATCGCCCGCGCCGCGACGATCTGGCCGCGATGGCCGCGCAAGCTGTGGATCTCGGCGAGAAAGGGCGCGGTCGAACCCATGATCGCATCGGTCGACAGCGCCGAGACGACCAGCGCCGCACGGGCCGAGGCGAAGGCGGTGAAAAGCCCGGCCAGCGCGAAGGCGGTCGAGACCTGCGTGCCGTTGATCAGCGCCAGCCCCTCCTTGGCCGCCAGCACGACGGGGGTCAGCCCCGCCGCCGCCAGCGCCTCGGAGGACGCCATCTCGCGGCCCTCAAAGGTCGCGCGCCCCTCGCCCAGCAGCGTCGCCGCCATATGCGCCAGGGGCGCCAGATCGCCCGAGGCACCGACCGAGCCTTGCGCCGGAATGACCGGCAGCACGCCCCTGGCCAGCATGTCCTCGATGAGTGCGATCACCTCGGGACGCACGCCCGAAGCCCCGCGCCCCAGCGACA is a window of Paracoccus zhejiangensis DNA encoding:
- the hutU gene encoding urocanate hydratase, whose amino-acid sequence is MNNPRHNTRDIYPATGNTLTAKSWLTEAPMRMLMNNLHPDVAENPHELVVYGGIGRAARTWKDFDLIVKSLTDLEADETLLVQSGKPVGVFKTHKDAPRVLIANSNLVPHWATWDHFNELDKKGLAMYGQMTAGSWIYIGSQGIVQGTYETFVEAGRQHFGGNLTGKWILTAGLGGMGGAQPLAAVMAGACCLAVECDETRADFRLRTRYVDAKTHDLDEALAMIDQWTKAGEAKSVALIGNAAEVFPELVRRMKAGGARPDIVTDQTSAHDPVHGYLPLGWTVAEWRAKQESEPKAVEAAARASMKQHVAAMVDFWNAGVPTLDYGNNIRQVALEEGLENAFAFPGFVPAYIRPLFCRGIGPFRWAALSGDPEDIYKTDQKVKELIDDPHLHNWLDMARDRISFQGLPARICWVGLGLRHKLGLAFNEMVRNGELSAPIVIGRDHLDSGSVASPNRETEAMQDGSDAVSDWPLLNALLNTASGATWVSLHHGGGVGMGFSQHSGMVICCDGTQDADARIARVLWNDPATGVMRHADAGYDMALDCAREHQLNLPGIL
- the hutG gene encoding N-formylglutamate deformylase yields the protein MTPVEVHEGDSPVILGLPHTGTFLPDAIFARLNARGQELADTDWHIHRLYDGLLPGATTVRATFHRYVIDANRGPDDASLYPGQNTTGLVPLTDFDGAPIWTEEPDAEEIAERKAGFHAPYHAALAAQIERVKARHGVAILYDCHSIRSHIPFLFEGTLPDFNIGTNNGATCDPRIEAATFDACAATGRTHVLNGRFKGGWTTRHYGQPGQGVHAIQMELAQSTHLAAETAPFAYDEAKAAMLRPTLGKILNDLAALAAELKA
- the hutH gene encoding histidine ammonia-lyase; amino-acid sequence: MPASSEANLSELILTPGETTLAQLEQVWREGLAVRLADSARPGIIAAAARIQAAVEGDAAVYGVNTGFGKLASIKIAVKDTATLQRNLILSHCCGVGEAVEPETVRLIMVLKLLSLGRGASGVRPEVIALIEDMLARGVLPVIPAQGSVGASGDLAPLAHMAATLLGEGRATFEGREMASSEALAAAGLTPVVLAAKEGLALINGTQVSTAFALAGLFTAFASARAALVVSALSTDAIMGSTAPFLAEIHSLRGHRGQIVAARAIRDLMAGSEIRESHREGDTRVQDPYCIRCQPQVTGACIDLLWQAGRTLEIEANAATDNPLVLTEADQIVSGGNFHAEPVAFAADQIALAIAEIGAIAQRRIALMVDPTLSHDLPPFLTPDPGLNSGLMIAEVTSAALMSENKHLATPCSTDSTPTSANQEDHVSMAAHGARRLKRMNANLGQIIGIEAMCAAAGVEFRAPLATSAPLQAVIERLRATVPAVVEDRYLAPDLVESARLVASGALVAAVPADALAEVHP